A region of Solanum dulcamara chromosome 7, daSolDulc1.2, whole genome shotgun sequence DNA encodes the following proteins:
- the LOC129895235 gene encoding trans-resveratrol di-O-methyltransferase-like: protein MSLSKDETSEVLAAQAHIANHVFSYINSMSLKCAIQLEIPDIIHSHGRAMTLSDLVNALPINKSKGQDCIYRLMRILIHAGFFIQGEDGYLLTPTSRLLLKNEPLSLAPFVQAQLDPILMNPWHSLGEWFKNRDSTPFATAHGKPLFEYAGDEPRLNRLFNEAMGSDARLIMSVLIKNGKGVFEGLKSLIDVGGGTGTVAKAISNAFPELKCSVFDLPHVVEGLEGGNNLSYIGGDMFKSVPSADAVLLKWILHDWSDEDCVKILKKCKEAIPSKENGGKVIVIDIVVDNQKGDDKSFETQLFSDVLMMVHVSGRERNQQEWAKLFSDAGFSDYKISPILGLRSVIEVYP, encoded by the exons ATGTCATTGTCCAAAGACGAAACTAGTGAAGTCCTTGCCGCTCAAGCACACATAGCGAACCATGTATTCAGCTACATCAATTCTATGTCTCTCAAATGTGCAATTCAGCTCGAAATTCCGGATATCATCCATAGCCATGGCCGAGCCATGACCCTATCCGATTTAGTGAATGCTCTCCCTATCAACAAATCCAAAGGTCAGGATTGTATTTATCGTCTCATGCGTATTTTAATTCATGCTGGCTTTTTTATTCAAGGAGAAGATGGTTATTTACTTACACCAACTTCGCGTCTTCTACTTAAAAATGAGCCGTTGAGTCTAGCCCCGTTTGTGCAAGCACAATTGGATCCAATTTTAATGAATCCTTGGCACTCACTCGGTGAATGGTTCAAGAACAGGGACTCTACCCCGTTCGCGACTGCTCATGGGAAGCCGTTGTTTGAATATGCAGGGGATGAACCAAGGCTTAACCGTTTATTTAACGAAGCCATGGGTAGTGATGCCCGATTGATCATGAGTGTGTTGATTAAAAATGGTAAGGGAGTTTTTGAAGGGTTGAAATCGTTGATAGACGTTGGAGGCGGCACTGGAACTGTGGCTAAAGCTATTTCTAATGCATTTCCAGAGTTGAAGTGCTCTGTTTTCGATCTGCCCCATGTAGTTGAAGGCTTGGAGGGGGGCAACAACCTGAGCTATATCGGCGGAGACATGTTTAAGTCCGTTCCTTCTGCTGATGCAGTTTTACTAAAG TGGATATTACATGACTGGAGCGACGAAGACTGTGttaaaatattgaagaaatgTAAAGAAGCAATTCCAAGTAAAGAGAATGGAGGAAAGGTGATTGTCATTGACATTGTGGTTGATAACCAGAAAGGAGATGACAAATCATTTGAAACTCAATTGTTCTCAGATGTACTCATGATGGTTCATGTTTCTGGTAGagaaagaaatcaacaagagtGGGCAAAACTATTCTCTGATGCTGGTTTTAGTGACTACAAGATTAGTCCTATCTTGGGATTAAGGTCTGTTATTGAGGTTTACCCTTAA